A genomic window from Algoriphagus sp. Y33 includes:
- a CDS encoding UxaA family hydrolase, which produces MNHKTLQIHTKDNVLVALQDLVAGDIVEHNGLKITLKDNVPAKHKFAVNELNKGDQVFMYGGIVGKALSTIPSGGVLSTLNVTHEAEDFGKKSGDYHWDAPNIDKFKDKTFMGFHRPDGQVGTGNYWLVIPMVFCENRNVDIIKDAFLEELGFGKPNPFKKMVREMANLYKSGQTNSFDTVSVETLVEKNDERLFENIDGIKFLNHQVGCGGTRTDSQALCALIAGYINNPNVAGATILSLGCQNAQSSYMEEKLRKINPDFKKTLIILEQQVEGTEQQLLTRAIKETFIGMAEANTQIRQPAPLSKLVVGLECGGSDGFSGISANPAVGYAADLVVALGGTAILSEFPELCGVEQELINRCVSDDKAERFSSLMRAYAGAAEAAGSGFDMNPSPGNIKDGLITDAMKSSGAAKKGGTSPVTDVLDYGEYVSIPGLNLLCTPGNDVESTTAMAGAGANMILFTTGLGTPTGNPVTPVIKVSSNHKLTERMPDIIDINTGYVISGEKNIQQMGEEILEKVIRVASGEEKSKAMLLGQDDFIPWKRGVSL; this is translated from the coding sequence ATGAACCATAAAACATTACAAATTCATACTAAGGACAATGTTTTGGTCGCTTTGCAGGATCTGGTAGCAGGCGATATAGTTGAGCATAACGGCTTAAAAATCACCCTTAAAGACAATGTTCCCGCTAAACACAAGTTCGCAGTCAATGAATTGAACAAAGGCGACCAGGTCTTTATGTATGGTGGAATTGTAGGCAAAGCCCTATCTACTATCCCTTCAGGCGGGGTGCTCAGCACCCTGAACGTAACCCACGAAGCTGAAGATTTTGGAAAAAAATCCGGAGATTACCATTGGGACGCACCCAATATTGACAAATTCAAAGACAAAACTTTTATGGGTTTTCACCGACCGGATGGCCAGGTAGGAACTGGTAATTATTGGCTGGTAATTCCGATGGTTTTCTGCGAAAATAGAAACGTGGATATTATCAAAGACGCTTTCCTCGAAGAGCTTGGTTTCGGCAAGCCCAATCCATTTAAGAAAATGGTAAGAGAAATGGCTAATCTTTATAAGTCAGGCCAAACCAATTCGTTCGACACTGTTTCTGTAGAAACCCTTGTAGAAAAAAATGATGAACGACTTTTTGAAAATATAGATGGAATCAAATTCCTCAATCATCAGGTAGGCTGCGGTGGCACCAGAACGGATTCTCAGGCTCTTTGTGCGCTGATCGCCGGCTATATCAACAATCCCAATGTAGCCGGAGCAACGATTTTAAGTCTGGGTTGCCAAAATGCCCAGTCTTCTTACATGGAAGAAAAGCTTCGCAAAATCAATCCTGACTTTAAGAAGACCCTGATCATCCTAGAACAACAAGTAGAAGGAACCGAGCAGCAGTTGCTCACGAGAGCCATCAAAGAAACATTTATCGGTATGGCAGAAGCCAATACGCAAATCAGACAACCGGCTCCATTGAGCAAATTGGTAGTTGGACTGGAATGCGGCGGATCTGATGGATTCTCCGGAATCTCTGCAAATCCTGCCGTAGGCTATGCTGCTGATTTGGTAGTGGCCTTGGGTGGAACGGCTATTCTCTCAGAGTTTCCGGAGCTTTGCGGGGTGGAACAAGAACTGATCAACCGTTGCGTTTCCGATGATAAGGCAGAGCGTTTTTCCTCTTTGATGCGTGCCTATGCAGGTGCTGCAGAGGCGGCAGGTTCGGGCTTCGATATGAATCCAAGTCCAGGGAATATCAAGGACGGACTGATCACAGACGCAATGAAGTCTTCCGGTGCAGCCAAAAAAGGTGGCACTTCGCCGGTAACTGATGTGCTAGACTATGGTGAATACGTAAGCATACCGGGTTTGAATTTGCTTTGCACTCCCGGAAATGATGTGGAAAGTACCACCGCTATGGCGGGAGCCGGAGCCAATATGATTCTTTTCACTACCGGTCTGGGCACACCTACCGGAAATCCTGTGACTCCTGTGATCAAAGTCTCCTCCAATCACAAACTAACCGAGCGGATGCCTGACATCATCGACATCAATACAGGCTATGTAATCTCCGGAGAGAAAAATATCCAACAGATGGGCGAAGAAATTCTGGAGAAAGTAATCAGAGTAGCCAGCGGAGAAGAAAAATCCAAAGCGATGCTACTCGGCCAAGATGATTTTATCCCTTGGAAGAGAGGCGTGTCCCTTTAA
- a CDS encoding TRAP transporter small permease, whose protein sequence is MFSPQTKLNLDKWIAHFLVVLMALMVLNVTWQVVSRYIFQNPSSFTDELSRYMLIWVGMLGAAYVAGKNEHLAIDILLTKLEEKAQDKLMILINCCILIFALVVMVIGGSNLVYLTFILEQKSAVLQVPLAYIYGIIPFSGILVMYYQLVSIKFLTTVKAAV, encoded by the coding sequence ATGTTTTCACCCCAAACCAAGCTAAATCTGGATAAATGGATAGCCCATTTTCTGGTCGTCTTGATGGCACTTATGGTGCTCAATGTGACCTGGCAGGTGGTTTCCCGCTACATTTTTCAAAATCCCAGTTCATTTACAGACGAACTGTCCCGTTACATGTTGATCTGGGTGGGAATGCTCGGAGCAGCATATGTAGCCGGTAAAAACGAACACTTGGCAATTGATATTCTCCTGACTAAACTGGAGGAAAAAGCACAGGATAAATTAATGATATTGATTAATTGCTGCATTTTGATCTTTGCGCTTGTCGTAATGGTTATTGGCGGTTCAAACCTTGTTTACCTGACTTTTATTTTGGAGCAGAAGTCTGCTGTGCTGCAGGTTCCACTAGCTTATATATACGGGATCATCCCTTTTAGCGGGATATTGGTGATGTATTACCAACTAGTTTCGATTAAATTTTTGACCACTGTTAAAGCTGCTGTGTAA
- a CDS encoding TRAP transporter large permease: MEVLSVLVLVLSFLFFLGIGVPVAWSLGLSSMLTLMVTVQTMPAITTIAQRMGTGLDSFSLLAIPFFILAGELMNRGGIANRLIEFAKALTGRMRGGLLHVNIIAAMLMGAIAGSAVAAASSMGGILGKRMEKEGYPKELGAAVNITSSTTGLIIPPSNVLIVYSLASGGVSVAALFVAGYLPGLLVGVLLMVTAAIMVKIHKLPAGDSSSFGVILTTFWRAVPSLFLLIVVIGGIIGGVFTATEASAIAVVYSLVLSMIYRELKVKDLPSVLLKSAETTAVVMLLIATSMAMSWVMSSEEIPQNISNALLGLSDNIFVILIMINVLLLFVGIFMDMTPAVLIFTPIFLPVVTALGVDPVHFGIMMVLNLCIGLCTPPVGSILFIGVGVANTTIQKIMKPMLPFYFAMVLALILIMLFPEITMWLPRVFGV; this comes from the coding sequence ATGGAGGTTTTGAGCGTATTAGTATTAGTGCTTTCCTTTTTGTTCTTCTTGGGAATAGGAGTTCCTGTAGCATGGAGTTTAGGGCTTTCCAGCATGCTGACGTTGATGGTGACGGTTCAGACCATGCCGGCTATCACTACGATCGCACAGCGTATGGGGACAGGATTGGATAGTTTTTCCCTATTGGCAATTCCTTTTTTTATTCTTGCGGGTGAATTGATGAATAGGGGAGGTATCGCTAATCGATTGATAGAATTTGCCAAAGCACTCACAGGCAGAATGCGTGGAGGATTGCTTCACGTGAATATTATTGCAGCGATGTTGATGGGAGCGATTGCTGGGTCTGCGGTAGCTGCTGCGTCTTCCATGGGAGGTATTTTGGGCAAGAGGATGGAGAAAGAAGGGTATCCCAAAGAACTTGGAGCGGCAGTGAATATCACTTCTTCCACTACTGGTTTGATTATTCCACCGTCCAATGTTTTGATCGTTTATTCACTTGCTTCGGGTGGAGTTTCTGTTGCGGCATTATTTGTTGCGGGGTATTTGCCGGGATTGCTAGTCGGGGTTTTGCTAATGGTGACTGCAGCGATTATGGTGAAAATCCATAAGCTTCCGGCAGGAGATAGTTCATCTTTTGGTGTTATTCTAACTACATTCTGGAGGGCTGTCCCTAGTTTATTTCTACTAATCGTAGTGATAGGGGGAATTATCGGAGGTGTGTTTACCGCAACAGAAGCCTCGGCTATTGCAGTGGTTTATTCATTGGTATTATCGATGATCTATCGAGAGTTAAAAGTGAAAGATTTGCCTTCGGTATTGTTGAAGTCTGCAGAAACCACCGCAGTAGTGATGCTGTTGATCGCAACTTCCATGGCCATGTCCTGGGTGATGTCGAGTGAAGAAATTCCCCAAAATATCTCCAATGCCCTGCTGGGATTGAGCGATAATATTTTTGTTATCCTTATTATGATTAATGTACTCTTGCTATTCGTTGGGATATTTATGGATATGACTCCGGCAGTATTGATTTTCACTCCTATTTTCTTGCCTGTGGTGACAGCATTGGGAGTGGATCCGGTACACTTTGGTATTATGATGGTGCTCAACCTATGTATTGGACTTTGTACACCGCCAGTGGGCTCTATCCTCTTTATTGGTGTAGGGGTAGCAAATACCACGATACAGAAAATTATGAAGCCTATGCTGCCATTCTACTTTGCAATGGTGTTGGCGTTGATCTTGATTATGCTATTCCCGGAAATTACGATGTGGCTTCCTAGGGTATTTGGAGTGTAA
- a CDS encoding TRAP transporter substrate-binding protein, with protein sequence MAIKKLPILSFCIVLTLLFSCQGVAEKRIIKLGHGLGITHPVHEAMLFLAKKVEEKSGGKMVVRIYPNQQLGSERELVELLQIGSLGMTKVSSAALEGFAPTMQVFGMPYLFRDDEHQLAVLNGEIGKKLLLDPEKYLLRGLCYYDAGKRSFYTKSKPVEVPADLTGLKIRVMESNTASNMVKSLGGSPTPVSYGELYTALQQGIVDGAENNAPSLYTSKHYEVCKFYSIDEHTALPDVMIVSTKVWESLNEQEQQWLQEAADESATYEYKIWAEATEESLHELEKAGVTISYPDKEAFRAAVEPMYVDLKVQQPEIYKIVEEIRAVK encoded by the coding sequence ATGGCAATCAAAAAACTTCCAATCCTATCTTTTTGTATAGTCCTGACGCTTTTATTTTCGTGTCAGGGAGTGGCAGAAAAGCGAATTATTAAGCTGGGCCACGGCCTTGGCATCACCCACCCTGTGCATGAAGCCATGCTTTTTTTGGCCAAAAAAGTAGAGGAGAAATCCGGTGGTAAAATGGTGGTGAGAATATATCCCAATCAACAGCTGGGAAGTGAACGCGAGCTGGTAGAACTCCTGCAGATTGGAAGCTTGGGAATGACGAAGGTTTCCTCAGCTGCGCTCGAAGGATTTGCGCCCACGATGCAGGTCTTTGGAATGCCTTATCTTTTTCGTGATGATGAACACCAGCTGGCGGTTTTAAATGGAGAGATAGGCAAAAAACTCCTGCTTGATCCTGAAAAATATCTTCTACGCGGACTTTGCTATTATGATGCAGGCAAGCGGAGTTTTTATACCAAAAGCAAACCTGTAGAAGTACCAGCTGACCTTACAGGACTCAAGATCAGGGTGATGGAAAGTAATACAGCTTCCAATATGGTAAAAAGCCTAGGAGGTTCACCAACCCCGGTTTCTTATGGAGAGCTTTATACTGCTTTACAGCAGGGGATTGTGGATGGGGCAGAGAACAATGCGCCAAGTCTTTATACTTCCAAGCATTACGAAGTCTGTAAGTTTTATAGTATAGATGAGCACACCGCATTGCCTGATGTGATGATTGTCAGCACCAAGGTATGGGAAAGCCTTAATGAGCAGGAGCAGCAATGGCTGCAGGAGGCAGCGGATGAATCTGCTACTTACGAATACAAAATCTGGGCTGAAGCTACTGAGGAGTCCTTACATGAACTCGAAAAAGCAGGAGTTACTATCAGCTATCCGGATAAGGAGGCATTTCGGGCAGCAGTAGAGCCGATGTACGTTGATCTCAAAGTCCAACAACCTGAAATCTATAAAATAGTGGAGGAAATCCGCGCCGTAAAATAA